The window GATCATGCCAAAACCAAATGAAACCTGGAAAAAAGCCGGCATTGAATGGGCACTGGTTATTTCCTTGGTAACTGTAATTGTGATCTATTTGCAGCTTTTCGGGGAACAGTCAACCCCCTCATTAGCAAAATTAGCAGCAGTGTTTCCTTTGGCCGTATTGGTAGCCTTGGTGAATTCATTTGTGGAAGAAAGCATCTGTAGAATAGGAGTAATTGTGGCCTTAAATGGAGTCTATGAGGATGGAAAAATCGCCACTGTCTCTGGATTGCTATTTGGTTCGGCCCACTATTTTGGAACCCCTGGAGGTTTTACAGGAGCCATTGTCTCAGGATTTCTAGGTTGGTTTTTGGCCAAGTCCATACTAGAGACCAAAGGCATCTTTTGGGCCTGGCTGATTCACTTTTTACAGGATATCATCATAGTCACGGCATTGTTTGCCATTGGATAAGGTCAGGATCAAAACAAAATTTGAAAAGTACTGAAATACACCAAAGGGTCCAGAATTTCATATCAGGACGATTGACCTTGTTTTCTTTCGCAAATTTGAACTGTCAATAGGTACAAATGTCCACTGATAATCACAAAGAATCTTATTTAAAAAATTAAACATCTTAATCATGAAAAAGTTACTTATTCTCGTTTTCTGTTTTCAAATTTTTTCCGGCTTTGCTCAAACCAACAATGAGAAAGCCATCGGTTCCGCTGTAAAGTACAAATATCGAGTTAGTCTTCCGGGAATTATTTTACCTCAATTGGTACAGGATTCCTGGACCGATCAAACCCATACACAGCATATTGAACTTCATGTAAAACGCAACTTAGACAATAAAAACATCATTGGCCTAAAGCTAGCCAGCTGGAGATTGTTTCAACCCATGGGCATATTGTGGTGGGATGGGCTTTTGGACAAGGTAGATTCCGGAAGCGAATTTTATCCAGGACATGTACGGGAAACCGGCATAGGGTTTAGTTATCAGCGCATGTTATGGAAAGGATTGTTTGCCACGGTAGAAGTGTTGCCACAATTCAAAACCTATCTGGATGAGAACAATGAAAAAATTGACAATGGCTTTAAGCTGTACAATTCTTTTCACCTTGGTTACCATATTGGTTTTGGTAAAAGTAAACGCTTTTTTGTTGAACCTCAGGTACATTCCCAGTTTTGGGTATTGGACACCAATACACCGGAAGATTTTAAGGCCTTGGATGACAAATGGAGAAATTATTTCCTCTTTGAGCCCAATATTTACATAGGTATGAAATTTTAAGCAATCGATCTTTACCAATTAAGTACAACTCATTTATCAATAAAATAATAATCCAATGACAACTAACAAAAACATTCAAATCGGAACAACAATCGGAGTAGCCATAGGAACCGCTATAGGTATAGCCATAGGTTTAGGCATAGGCATTACCATGCTTGGCATCCTAAAAGTAGAAATGAACAGCCAACTTACATTCTGGATCAGCACAGGAATGGCTGTAGGCGGTGGAATAAGTTTGGTACAGTATGTATTAAAAAGAGCAGACCATACTTGATAATCGCCTAAAAGACTTTTGAAAGCTGCGTAGGGATTTTAGCAATAATAATCCTTGCGTGGCTGTTTTATTTTTTGGGACTATGTACGAGTCCTGAAACTTCAAGATCGCGATTGAGGTACAATAGTTTGATAAAACTCCCTTTTAATAGTTAAGGTTTTAACCTTTAACAACAATCTATCAAATCTCAGCAAGCACGAACATCATTTTGGCTTTCTTAAAATTCTTACCTTGTTACAGAAAAGAGTAAAGTTTCAAATGTTAAAAGAACAAATTGTAATGCCAAGAATTATACCGGAAACACAAATAAATGCACCAAGCGAAAGGTGCTTTAATTTATCGAAAAGGATTGATCTTCATAAGATTTCAACCGGGCATACAGATGAGGAAGCTATTGATGGTGTTGCTAGATCAGCTAGCAGAGACCATCAAGAAAACAGCTTTCTTACTTTCTGAAAATCATCATGTTATTCCGAGTTATCTATATCATAAAGGAGCACATTTCAAGGTCATAAATCGAGTAGGGGAGTCAGAGCATGATATACTATGCCGCTAGATCAATATCGAGAAGACGAATTATGCCTTTGTCTCAAAATCTAACCTTGAAAGAGGATTAAGAGATGATCTTTGGATTAAGTTGGTGCTGTTCTTAGATGGCGAGAAACCAACCAAGTATTTGTTTCCTTCAACAGTTTGGAAAGAATCCGATTAATTATTTACTGATACATCCGTTCAAAAATCGGAACGAAAACTAATCAACGAATTTGCGAGCTGATCGGTCTACGATCTGGTGGGTTGGGAAAACACAAGTTTTTTACTCATACGCTACAGGCATACCGCACAAACTCCTCGTGAATCTCGCAAGCTTGATTTGACAGGCTAGAGAATTGTACAGAGTAAAGTATGAGGAAATCTTTTGTTTGTGCGGTTGAAGAAAAACTCTCTTGTGGGTTGGACAAAAAGAAAAATTATAAGGCGCCAGGATCAGGGCACGGCACAGGGTTTGTTGAGGCGCTGTCCTTATTGGATACTTAATATAACGTCTAATTTTGAAGTACTACACGTTCAAACTCGCTGGCCTTGATGCCAGCTTAGCAATATAAGCAGGGTTTGTGAGAACATTGATTTAATCGAAAACAGACCTTAGACTAACATACGGAATGGAAACACCGGCATCTAATAAATGTCATAACAGCCAAATGCAAGAATTGCAGGTATTGCATACTTTAGACTATACCTGTTTGACTCCATACGAATCTTTGGCTTATCTTGGGAATATAACCACGAATGTCATCTTATATGATATTCTGCTACACTAGAAAAATGAAATTAATTATATTCCTGTCAGTATAATCAAAACATATGTTTTCTTTCACTAAAAAAATAGATATTCTAAATCAAAAACTAAATGCTTTCAAGGATGAGAAAAAGGGTTTGATGCAGCAGTTATTGATGAGGAAGAAGAAGTTTAATAGTAAAAGATGAAATACTACCTGTTTATAGACGAAAGTGGAGATCATGGCTTGACGCATGTCAATCCTGATTTTCCGGTATTCCTGCTCTGTGGAGTACTTATGTCGGAGCAGGCCTACGAGCAGTTGAAGGGAAGCTTCAATCATATTAAAAAGCAATTTTGGAACAATAAGACTGCAATATTTCATTCTCGTGACATCCGAAAATGCGAAAAGGAGTTTGTTGTATTATTCGACTCTGCGCTAAAGCGCTCCTTTTATGAGCAGTTGAACCTATGCATCGCTTAGAGTGACTATTCCGTGATCAATGCGGCGATTAGAAAAGATCAGTTCATTAAGAAATACGGAAGGCTTTCCAATGATGTCTATGAAATATCACTTTCATTTATCATTGAGCGCATTATTTTTTGTTTGGATTCCCTCAATAGAGATGATATTAAACTGGAAGTCCTCATTGAGAAACGAGGTAAAAAGGAGGACAGGCAGCTAGCTGAGCATTTTCAGAAATTGTTGGCAAGGGGAACGGGTTATGTAGATGCCACACGATTGAAAAACTACGGAATGGCCATCAGTTTCAAATCAAAAATAGAAAATATCAATGGATTACTACTTGCAGATTTGATCGCATACCCGGTGGCCAGATTTGTTATGGATCCGAATAGGGCCAATCCGGCCTATGACCTGATTCAACCTAAAATTTATAGAAGAGGGGGTAAATTATATGGACTTAAAATATTCCCTTAAAAAACAAAAAGCTGAAATTAATTCCAGCTTTTTGCCGATCGGGGACACCCCGGTCCAATATTTTTTGTTAAACAAATATCACGAATATATACGAGATATACAAATTTGGGTTGGATCTTATTATAGAACTATAGGCTATGGAAATACCATCATTTAAAGAAGATCATATTAGTCAAATACTAGCATTGCAGGTTTTGCAAACCCTAGGCTACACCTATTTGACTCCCGATGAAGCTTTGGCCTATCGTGGCAACAAAACCACCAATTTCATCTTAGAGAATGGTTTGCGAAAGCAGTTGAAAGAAATCAATTCAATTCGAGTTAGTTCTACGGAAACATTAGTTTTCAGTGATAACAATTTAAAAGCAGGTATTCAAGCATTGAAAAACCCACCAATGCAGGAGGGTTATATCACAGCAAGTGAATCAGTCTATAACCTATTGACATTAGGTAAATCCCTTGAACAAAACATAGACGGAGACAAAAAGAGTTTTACCCTTCAATACATAGATTGGCAACATCCGGAGCAAAACGTATTTCATGTTTGTGAAGAATAAAGCACGATGCGCATGACAATCATAGAGTGTAAGCGACCGGATATGAAAGAGTCCATCAAACAAGCTATTTACGGAGCACATGCATAAAAAATAAAAATGTAACGCTTAAGAATGATGTATTTGAAAACAGACCGGAACAATTTCCTTACTAGTCAAATAAAACCATTCCACACCCACTTTTAATTGTAAATAATTTTAAATGTTATATAATTTATATTATGTTAAATAGAATAAGTTTAGACCTACCCAACCATCTCCCCGCCTCCAAGATAAGCCAGGCTTGCCAATATAATATGGGATCCTTTCTATTTGCTACTTGATTAATTCATCAGCCTTAACAATCCCTTAATTATGGCCAATAGACCATTTTAAGATTTTAGGGTATATTTGATAAAATATATTGATAATAACCAAAACTATGAACAAATATTTAAGGCTCCAGCTCCTTACTTCGATTCTATTCTTTCTTTTTGTCCTTCAGACTCTGGCCCAGACTTCTCCGGCCGGTTTATTCCTCACCTGGCAAAATGACCCTACCAGCACCATGACCATCGACTGGCATACAAAGGCTGAAGATCAGGCGATTGATTTGTTACATTTCAGGGAAAAAGGAACAGATACCTGGACATCCCTTACTTCCCTTGCTTTTGACTTTCCTTTTTCAGATCGTAAAATACACCGTTTAGAACTGACAGGTTTAAAACCTGATGTAAACTATGAGTTTCGTGTAGGGGAATTTAGCCGAATTTTCTATTTCCGTACCATGCCCAAGACCAATGACCGACCTATCCGTTTTGCTACAGGTGGAGATACTTCTCAGGGAGAAATGTTTAAAAAAATGAACCGGGCTGCCATGCAGTATAACCCTGATTTTATTGTATGGGGTGGCGATTTGGCCTATGCCAATGGCCAAAAGGAAAATATTGCCGCTTGGTACCAGTGGTTTGAAGGAGTTTTGCGTGACCTGGTTACTGAGGATGGCAGAGTGGTTCCTCTTGTTGTTGGCATTGGCAACCACGATGTAATCAATCACCATTACCCCGCTTCAGAAAGCAATATCAACAAAGGCATAGGCATGCCTGCATTTATTGCCAAGGTAAAACGTGGAGAAATGGAGGAACCTACGGATGAAATGCGACTGGAAAAAGCACCATTTTTCTACAGACTATTTGCTTTCCCCGGCCAGCCCGGTTATGGAGTGATTGACTTTGGCAATTACCTGAGCTTATTTATACTGGACAGCTCTCATAGCAATCTTATTAGTGGAAGTCAAACCAATTGGCTTCATGAACGATTGGAAGAAAGAAAAGACATGGCCAATATCATCCCGGTTTACCACAAGCCTGCTTACCCTTCCGGCCGTGTGCAGCCCGGGGGAAACCGCAACCAGTTTTGGTCTCAGGAGGTCCACACACATTGGGTGCCACTATTTGAAGAATATGGTGTACGTGTAGCCCTGGAAAATGATGACCATACTTATAAACGCAGCTATCCCCTGCTCCGGGATAATATAGACCCCAACGGCATCGTTTACCTGGGAGATGGTTCCTGGGGTGTAGAAAAAAAGAAGCCCAAAAGTCCGGAGGAAGTTTGGTACCTCAGGAAATCTGCTGAAGAAAATTCAGCCATTATCGCTACCCTACAAGGGAGTCACCAACATTTCCTGATGATCAATGAAAACGGAAAGATCATCGATGAATATCCGGAAACATTAAAAATCAAGCCGTAAACTCAGGTTTTGAAAACTAAAGAAATAGATAAATTACATAACGAATTAAGTAAATTAGCTATTTTTTTATTTTACATTTACCTATGGCTTCGACAAGCTCAGCCGCCGGTATTACATTCTTTTATTGATTAGGTTATTTTTTAGGGCATCCCTTCCTTCTAATTTATTACCGGGCGTTGGTTTTGGTATCCCAAACCGAAAATGAAGAAGCCTGAAGGGCTGAAACTATAATAGCCACGGGTGAAGCCCGTGGTTATGGAAAGCTACACATTCTTGATTTTGGCGGTATTGTTGCGCTTTTTCTGCAACAATGCTGACAAAATCATACTGACGTAAATGCTTTAAGGGACAAAACAAGGGATTTAAATTTTGCACGATTTGTCAAATAGTTTCGGCTTTCTCCAGCAAATCCCAATATTATGTGATAACTATTTACATTTACCTATGGCTTCGGCAAGCTCAGCCGCCGGTATTGCATTCATTGATTGTTGGGAAGGTTTATAATTGGAATTCTTTGCTTCCTGATCCTGATTGGAGCCAAAGAATTGGGAATAACATTTACCATACCCTATGGCTTCGACAAGCTCAACCGCCGGTAAAGCGATCATTTGCCCTGGGCTTGGGCAGGCTCAACCGTCGGGAAGCAGTTGAGGCTATCGGTGGATTTTCAGTAGCGATCAGGAGCATTTCCATCCCTGAATTCCACCATTTCGTCACATTTTTTTGATTGGATCTACTGAAGAGGATATTCTTGTGTAAATATTCAAAGGTTTCAAAATGGGCATGTACCACAACCGAATGCTTTCAATAGAATAACCATGACAAAAACCAACAAACGTTGCTATATCCTATTGACCATCATAGGATTACTATACAATTGCTACCTGGCTTATGCTGCCATTCAATATTCCAATCAATTAAACCCACTCAGAACCGAATGCAAAATATTCGGTTTAAATTTTAATTTATAAATTGAACAACTATGAAAAATAAACCTTTGGCATTTCGGCAAATCGAATGGTGGATCGTTACCCTAGTCTTTCTGATTATTGTTTTGGTCAATATACTCAGTGCAGGGAATGGGGGCTACCATTCATTTAATGATGGTTTAATTGGCTATTTCGCCAAAATTATAATTCCGCTCCTATTATTTCTAGTCTTCTACCTGTTTCATAAAGTACTGATACCAAATTACCTAAAAAATAAAAAAATGGCCCGCTTAATTATTCTAAGCGTTCTTATTGCCATTTTCTCAT of the Cyclobacterium marinum DSM 745 genome contains:
- a CDS encoding CPBP family intramembrane glutamic endopeptidase — encoded protein: MKYAKNYWLLLQTILATLSLPTIAFHLRGIELSEKFSLVINQQLSYQMVTFLLALVMLMVFSYSRKKVFKTYFRKGDANKRFLPAPYLGIMPKPNETWKKAGIEWALVISLVTVIVIYLQLFGEQSTPSLAKLAAVFPLAVLVALVNSFVEESICRIGVIVALNGVYEDGKIATVSGLLFGSAHYFGTPGGFTGAIVSGFLGWFLAKSILETKGIFWAWLIHFLQDIIIVTALFAIG
- a CDS encoding SRPBCC family protein, producing the protein MPRIIPETQINAPSERCFNLSKRIDLHKISTGHTDEEAIDGVARSASRDHQENSFLTF
- a CDS encoding type I restriction endonuclease, whose amino-acid sequence is MEIPSFKEDHISQILALQVLQTLGYTYLTPDEALAYRGNKTTNFILENGLRKQLKEINSIRVSSTETLVFSDNNLKAGIQALKNPPMQEGYITASESVYNLLTLGKSLEQNIDGDKKSFTLQYIDWQHPEQNVFHVCEE
- a CDS encoding fibronectin type III domain-containing protein codes for the protein MNKYLRLQLLTSILFFLFVLQTLAQTSPAGLFLTWQNDPTSTMTIDWHTKAEDQAIDLLHFREKGTDTWTSLTSLAFDFPFSDRKIHRLELTGLKPDVNYEFRVGEFSRIFYFRTMPKTNDRPIRFATGGDTSQGEMFKKMNRAAMQYNPDFIVWGGDLAYANGQKENIAAWYQWFEGVLRDLVTEDGRVVPLVVGIGNHDVINHHYPASESNINKGIGMPAFIAKVKRGEMEEPTDEMRLEKAPFFYRLFAFPGQPGYGVIDFGNYLSLFILDSSHSNLISGSQTNWLHERLEERKDMANIIPVYHKPAYPSGRVQPGGNRNQFWSQEVHTHWVPLFEEYGVRVALENDDHTYKRSYPLLRDNIDPNGIVYLGDGSWGVEKKKPKSPEEVWYLRKSAEENSAIIATLQGSHQHFLMINENGKIIDEYPETLKIKP